AAACTGTTCATTTGTTTAAATGTTAACAAGCTTCTCACTTCAGCTCCCATTCATTTATGTCAAAACCCATATCAGTTGTTTCACTCTGATTGCCATTCGATTACAAGTGCTGAATCGCTCTTGCACTGCATTGTTTGAAGGTTATCTTAATTAGTAATGCTTATTTTAGTTTAATGATATCTCCGTATTACTACCATGCTAACTGATgcgatattttttttaatgcacaACTCCATTGGATCAAAATCCGTTCACTGATCTCGATAAATATGTAAACGAACTCAGGGTGAAATGTCGAACATACGCCATTGGTTTTCATGTTAATGATGTGTGTGTGtactttctttctctttgatctttcattatatttttgttcttttttaatgATGCTAACATTTCACTGTCATATAGGATGTTGTGTTATTGCCTCCTTTGTTGGTTGCTGATTTTGGTAATGATATCAATCACTATGCAACATTGATTGATCCATGTAACAATCAATTTGATGTTGCGGTTGAAAAAGGAAAAGGTAGTATATATGCTAAACCTAAGGATTGTTCGCTTTGCGTGATTTCTATGATATCCGTTTCGGTGCTTGGATCACTATGGTATATGTTGGGTTGGGTCAGTTTGGAATAACCATCTGTCAACtcccattttttattataactttTATAGACAAACTTacttattatttctattttttcttgattgATAGAAGTTGGTCTACAATGGTTTTTGTGAATCTGCACTGGATAAAAGGACCACGGCTTTGGTTTTGATAGACGATTGTGGCAACAAGTGGAACTGCACTCTTTTTTTAGGATCTATATCGTACTGTCACAGGAAAATTGCTGGTGAGTGGAAAAAGATGATAGCTGCGCACAGAATTTGTGAAGTTGCACAAATCAAGTCGGGTGCTCTGATGGTTGGcaaaaatgaaattgtttaCCTTGAATTCATCCCAATTTTATGTCTCTGCATGCTACTGTTTTGTGTGCAGGTGACTTTTCAAGGTGAATCTATTGCATTGTTCttcccttttttgtttttattttattttcttataccTTTTGTTCTTCTTAAATTTTGTCACTacctattaattttatatttatggaaTCAGTGgaaaatttatttactttactTTCATTCATCTTATATTTTAGGATGACTTGAAATATACGTATGTGGTTATGTACTTCAACTCAATTGCCTTTCTTAGGGTCTTATGCAATTTACACTCATCACcaaatttatcaattatgtaTATTGACTATGaattcaaaaaaatgaaataaatggaGCACTTGATTTATTTATCATTGTTATTGAAAGCAATACAATAACTATAAAATAGTGTCATAACAGAGAGTGAAGTAGTATATAgtagtgattttaaaattagtatTGAAAAGTATAGCATTGCATTTAGAAAGTTGTATTCTTATGTgtaatattaaaaagtaaagttGTTTTTATAGGTAAAATATATGATCTGAATATTTAGCTTATGAATATTGTTTTGGCAGaaatgatttcatttttttcaaagttgGTTGTGCCGGCACTATCTAGGTATGTAGTTTCAATCAAAATTGTGATGGctgaaggatttttttttttctctaaacgGATGGATATATGGTTTGACCATGGTCTTTCATTCACTTATAAACTTATGTCTGGTTTATAAAAGCCATTCTCACTCTTTCTTTCTAAGTGTGTTAAAGTTTAATTATTTAGTATGTATTGATTTTCTGTTTCTCCTCAGATGAAACTTAAATTTTCATTGAACTTGCAGTAATGAATTGATGAATATATCTCAAATTGCACAGGTTAAATATTTTTCAGCTTGACTAAAACAAACCCTTTTCATGTGCTCATTTTAAGACATATTTCCTATGAACTTATGAAAGAGGAGGGTTGACTAAGTATTTCTCTAGAAAAAAGTGATTGTGGGTAGTAGTCATGATTTTTGAAGAACTTATGACATTTAGTGTTCTCTCCATTTGATGATGGCCACCAACAATGGTCTAAATTTTTACTCATTATAACCTATTAGTCATAAATAGCAATTGCTCATGGGCACAATTCAGGGAACTAAGCTTTGAAGTTTTCATGAATATTGgtgttgtttttgtgtgtttagtctctttttcttttttgtcctATTAACTATTTAGAAATAATGTTAGTTTTATGCAACAGGACTATGTGAAGTAAACATGAAGAATAGAGCAAATACAAGAAGAATTTCTTTCGGAAAATTTGTCCTACTGTATAGAACTTCCTAATTATTAATTTCAGCATTAAGAGCTCTCCTTATAATGATTTATTGTTGTCAGTCTCCTTACCTAATGTTTTTATTGTTGTAGGCTTATTAATTTACATATCCAGCAGGTGCTAACAACTTCAAATAGGCACCATGGTTGTTAGTATAATTAAAGGATGGATTTAAGGTGTTTCAAGCTTGGAGAAATACTTTTCTTAGGAGTAGTGGTTTATGATGATTGACTGTGGAGTAACTTTGAGAGTAGAATTAGGAACTGAGCAGACAAAAAAAACCATCATTAAAGTTAGAAGTCCATAATTTGTCTCTCAAAGTTACGATTTTTCTAACACAGTCAAACTATATATCAAAAGTAAAACTTTCCAGGCTCACAGGCAGAACGGAAAGTAGAAGATAAAAAACCAAAGCATCATGACAACAATAGTGCCTATTTGATCTTTTGTTAGCAACCATGCTTTATGCAAAGGTGCAGGGCACATGTAAAAGTGACGTTGCATAAAAATGACAATGAGAAACAGTTCAACAAGCCTTTGATATCATGAGTGAAAAATGCGGTTGAAGTTTGATCAAAGTTCCAAGAGTGTGGCAGCAGATTTTGTCCTAAGAGATAGATTGTATTAGTGATAATGTTTGGCAATTGACAAGTGGTATTAGAAACTCAAGAAATGAGCTGATAGAAGTAGTCAAGGATTGTGTGTAGTGCTGCTAAATTTGAGAGTTTGTATGgctaaaatatgtaatttataCATTGAGAATAAGAAACAGAAAAATTGTActtgatataaataaatttagtgaGGCTCGATcgtttttctttatcttctgATCAATAATAGTCTTTTCTCTTAAATATCTTAGTAAGTATTTTGTTTGGTTGTAACTAAagtatttgttttgattcaaattattattatcatgtcattgaacatgagtttttattatgttgtttattgtttattctttACGTAATTTTGGCCTATAAATAATAATCTTTGGTTTTTCGACTTCTTTTGTCATTTCATCATCTTACTCTATTCACAGAGATTTATAATAATGAGAGACAATATTATATAATgcaatgttcatttttttttttaaattgttaacgAATGTTTTTCATCTCATAAAACCCGTGCGGCGCACGGGTTAGTAATCTAGTGCTTAATAAACTTTACCCAAAAACAAAATCGAAAGAACACCACGAATTTGAATTTTTGGTGAAACTATTCTTGATCAGGTTGTATTTACCTTACGACGAAACTTTAAATTACTAGTTAAAATCGAATGGTTAACACCAAAACAATCAACCAATCTTAATTATAATCgcaaattgaataaaaagattgaaaaattacataaaaaataagatcgtactcttttctttcaaatagaATCATaccttttattgattttttttaagggacttGAAAATCGAACAAACtgtaaacatatattttaatacttattttttgtAAGTATGATAAtgcattaatttattatttgttggattttaatttttatactactttttaatttaatttaatcttttttaatatttcacaTGTTTTTAGATATCAAGCGGGCTAAATTGAACCAGATTCGATTGAGTTTTTTAACTTAATCaccaaaaactaaattaaatcgtgtataattttatctttaaatcaGATAAATTTTAATCCGTAAAATCAATATAAACCTCACCTCAAATAACTCTAACTAAGTAATAAATATCTCTTTTTTGGTTGCAAggaaacacaatttttttttatagaaaaaaaaaacagcttttAGTGCAAAAATTACTATGTTCCATATTTGCTCTTTTATTTATCGGCTTAATTGATCTGacggtcctttaacttatttcttttattcaatttggttccATAactcttaactttctcaaacacgtcctttaacttatttcttttactcaatttggttcaatttttataattttaatcccctaaaaaaagtgACCGTTTGATTACGGAGGTCTATTAGATTTTATCGTGgatcaccaacacctaatttatttactttcttcttcttcatcactaAACCCAGCAAATTtaatcatcttcatcataaaaatccagaagaaaaaaaataataaacatttccttcatcttcttctcaaatcttcatcttcttacaacattcatcaatcttcatcttcttcataaaaaatctaattttttttctttcaaaaattaccatttcaacttcaacaaaaacCACATAATTAAACACTTACTTAAATCTAGAATTAACATCACCACCATCATATAACTCACAATCAAAATTAACACTCATTTATCAAATTCATCACCTTCAACcacaaattcaattcatcttcaaCTACAAACTCAATTCAAATATGACAATATTCATATCTTCTTCTCTTAAAGACCAAAAAAATCGTCAAAATTGGCCAAGCAACATATAACTTTTTCAGATCTGAGTTTGCATCACTTTCTCTCCATTAATATCCATTTTAGCCATCAAAACAATCGTGCGATAAAACTTGTACCATACAACCAACCGCCGAGAATATTAACGACGGCGACGGCAAAGAAAGAGGATATGTGTATGGGAGTGAGAATTGGAATGAGAATAATTCGGTTTTGAAGGAAATGGTTTTGAGGAGTTTTAAAGATTTATGGGTATGATGATATTAAGTGTTGTTGTTAGTGGTAGTGGTTTAGTGATGAGAAGATGATGATAATAGTGATGAGATGAGAAGTTTTgatgttaaattttattttatttttggggtttttggattttttttttttatgaaggttatttgaagatgatgaagaagtgagaggaagaagatgaagaaagaatgaaaaaaaattagattttttatgGCATGATGAAGGTTGAAAGAAGATGaataaagcaaaaaaattaggtgttggtgatacactgtaaaatctgatagacctccgtaatccaacggtctctttttttagaggattaaaattataaaaattggaccaaattaagtaaaagaaataagttaagggacgtgtttgagaaagttaagacttatgggactaaattgaataaaagaaataagttaagggaccggcaTATCAATTAAGCCTTATTTATCTATATGTAGAGATGGTTATTTATTGTTTACATGTGTATTTATTGAGTTGGTTGTTTGAGTGTTCCTGACCTAACAATTATGCgtagaagaattttttttttagaaaaaaaaagagagagaaaagacattttagtttttatataaGTCTCTACATGTTAAATAAGTTCTtcctttataaaaaattgtcaaattttattttttatcacataaaaaattgacacattttttgtccttaatttttttttcttaaggtaTTGTTTAAACATTCAGAAGTAGTAATTTTTACATTAGAAATTGTATAATTATGACTTTTAGAtgtgtttgacttgtattttcatgataaaatttatttttctgagTTCTTTAAACAATGCTCTTAAGACAGTTCTTAATAAGaccctaaaaagtttctttaaaATAAGGAGTTCAAAACTTGATTTCTAGATCAAACAAATTATTACTTTTCTTACCGTTTGATGGCCAAGATAGGGAGGTAGGATATGAAATATTTATGATATCTTGCTTCAATCTCATGTTTTATATACCGAAgagatagaataaaataaatcattttcataTCATATACTAACTTGTCTTTGTAAATTTTATCCTGAGTGTAGGTTGGGTTATAAATTATCCTGACatgattaaaaatttatttcttatttgttACCATGGTATTATGTCATAATTAAAATGTTGTCATTTGTTACTtactatttataattaattacgtgccatttttaaaatatttaattaattacaagaataattttctcatttaattataataaaataatgatatcatatttgttatcatgtgcgcatcaaacacatgatatgattaatgCATATCATGTCCATATTATATTATGTCTCTATCCAGCTTTGTATTATATCTTGACCATGAAACGAACTCAATTgtcgaaattttaaaaaattcaaatataaatcaTCACATGTTAAAAAGTCCTAAactttttaagatttttttattttttttttaataatgtttgAGCGGGGTCTTTGTCAGGGCGACCCTTTGTCgccatttctttttttattggccGCCGAAGGATTTAATG
Above is a genomic segment from Medicago truncatula cultivar Jemalong A17 chromosome 5, MtrunA17r5.0-ANR, whole genome shotgun sequence containing:
- the LOC25494945 gene encoding uncharacterized protein isoform X3, with the protein product MWVANVVFIIFSKDLHDVVLLPPLLVADFGNDINHYATLIDPCNNQFDVAVEKGKGSIYAKPKDCSLCVISMISVSVLGSLWYMLGWKLVYNGFCESALDKRTTALVLIDDCGNKWNCTLFLGSISYCHRKIAGEWKKMIAAHRICEVAQIKSGALMVGKNEIVYLEFIPILCLCMLLFCVQVTFQEMISFFSKLVVPALSRTM
- the LOC25494945 gene encoding uncharacterized protein isoform X1, producing MWVANVVFIIFSKDLHDVVLLPPLLVADFGNDINHYATLIDPCNNQFDVAVEKGKGSIYAKPKDCSLCVISMISVSVLGSLWYMLGWKLVYNGFCESALDKRTTALVLIDDCGNKWNCTLFLGSISYCHRKIAGEWKKMIAAHRICEVAQIKSGALMVGKNEIVYLEFIPILCLCMLLFCVQVTFQGLCEVNMKNRANTRRISFGKFVLLLINLHIQQVLTTSNRHHGC
- the LOC25494945 gene encoding uncharacterized protein isoform X4 → MWVANVVFIIFSKDLHDVVLLPPLLVADFGNDINHYATLIDPCNNQFDVAVEKGKGSIYAKPKDCSLCVISMISVSVLGSLWYMLGWKLVYNGFCESALDKRTTALVLIDDCGNKWNCTLFLGSISYCHRKIAGEWKKMIAAHRICEVAQIKSGALMVGKNEIVYLEFIPILCLCMLLFCVQVTFQGLLIYISSRC
- the LOC25494945 gene encoding uncharacterized protein isoform X2 — its product is MWVANVVFIIFSKDLHDVVLLPPLLVADFGNDINHYATLIDPCNNQFDVAVEKGKGSIYAKPKDCSLCVISMISVSVLGSLWYMLGWKLVYNGFCESALDKRTTALVLIDDCGNKWNCTLFLGSISYCHRKIAGEWKKMIAAHRICEVAQIKSGALMVGKNEIVYLEFIPILCLCMLLFCVQVTFQEMISFFSKLVVPALSRLINLHIQQVLTTSNRHHGC